A DNA window from Luteolibacter luteus contains the following coding sequences:
- the rplE gene encoding 50S ribosomal protein L5, translated as MSTPVLQKHYKDKVVPALKEKLGYANPHQIPRLEKIVVTSCMGKAPDRKVAVDDAVAEISKITGQKPSITYSKKAVANFKLREGEALGARVSLRGPRMWEFLHRFINITAPNIRDFRGIPSKNFDGKGNYAVGFADQSIFPEIELDQIKRTIGFDIIFVTSAKTDDEGRALLTELGLPFRDAKKAEGATEGAAA; from the coding sequence ATGAGCACCCCAGTACTGCAAAAGCATTACAAGGATAAGGTCGTGCCGGCTCTCAAGGAGAAGCTCGGTTACGCCAATCCCCATCAAATCCCGCGTCTCGAGAAGATCGTCGTGACTTCCTGCATGGGCAAGGCCCCGGACCGCAAGGTCGCCGTGGACGATGCCGTTGCTGAAATCAGCAAGATCACCGGCCAGAAGCCGTCGATCACCTACTCGAAGAAGGCCGTTGCAAACTTCAAGCTGCGCGAGGGTGAAGCCCTTGGTGCCCGCGTGAGCCTTCGTGGCCCGCGCATGTGGGAGTTCCTGCACCGCTTCATCAACATCACCGCCCCGAACATCCGCGACTTCCGTGGTATCCCTTCGAAGAACTTCGATGGCAAGGGCAACTACGCGGTGGGCTTCGCCGACCAATCCATCTTCCCGGAAATCGAGCTCGACCAGATCAAGCGCACCATCGGTTTCGACATCATCTTCGTCACCTCGGCCAAGACCGATGACGAAGGCCGCGCCCTGCTTACCGAGCTGGGATTGCCGTTCCGCGACGCCAAGAAGGCGGAAGGAGCAACCGAAGGCGCCGCTGCCTGA